The following are encoded together in the Bradyrhizobium sp. CCGUVB1N3 genome:
- a CDS encoding ABC transporter permease, with amino-acid sequence MLDRATQAETPVKDATTRPVRFRGAGFVPAGSRFGGWVALALAITVWQIAGSARLVNPLFLPAPSAIARAIYELAVSGALWQHISASLLRISVGWLLGTAAGIAVGFAIGLSRLARSVGITFISALFPIPKIALLPLLILWLGIGEEPKIATIALGVFFSTAISVYSGVDAVPRNLIRMAQSFNVPFTTIVRKVIWPGALPSILAGFRITASVALLLVVSAEMIGAQYGIGAFVLQAGNLMQTDQLLAGVVILSVFGLAVGKVINWLETRLLHWR; translated from the coding sequence ATGCTTGATCGCGCAACCCAGGCCGAGACGCCAGTGAAAGACGCGACGACGCGGCCGGTTCGTTTCCGCGGCGCGGGCTTCGTGCCAGCGGGCAGCCGCTTTGGCGGCTGGGTCGCGCTCGCGCTCGCCATCACGGTGTGGCAGATCGCCGGCAGCGCGCGCCTCGTCAATCCGCTGTTCCTGCCGGCGCCATCGGCGATCGCGCGTGCGATCTATGAGCTCGCCGTGTCCGGCGCGCTATGGCAGCACATCTCCGCTTCGCTCCTGCGCATCAGCGTCGGCTGGCTGCTCGGCACCGCAGCGGGCATCGCCGTCGGCTTTGCCATCGGCCTGTCGCGGCTCGCGCGCAGCGTCGGCATCACCTTCATCTCGGCATTGTTCCCGATCCCGAAGATCGCGCTGTTGCCGCTTTTGATCCTCTGGCTCGGCATCGGCGAAGAGCCGAAGATCGCCACCATTGCGTTGGGTGTGTTCTTCTCGACCGCGATCTCGGTTTATAGCGGCGTCGATGCGGTGCCGCGCAACCTCATCCGCATGGCGCAGAGCTTCAACGTGCCGTTTACGACCATCGTGCGCAAGGTGATCTGGCCGGGCGCGCTGCCCTCGATCCTCGCCGGCTTCCGCATCACCGCCTCGGTCGCGCTCCTGCTCGTCGTCAGCGCCGAGATGATCGGCGCTCAGTACGGCATCGGCGCCTTCGTGCTCCAGGCCGGCAATCTCATGCAGACGGATCAGCTGCTTGCCGGCGTGGTGATCCTGTCGGTGTTCGGGCTTGCGGTCGGCAAGGTGATCAACTGGTTGGAGACCAGGTTGCTGCATTGGCGGTGA
- a CDS encoding FAD-dependent monooxygenase, which produces MQIAVIGGGPGGLYFAHLWKKRHPEDQIDLFEQNPADATWGFGVVFSDEALEFLRSDDPETVDAIAPHMESWENITLNLHGDSVAIDGVGFSAIGRLELLRFLQQRALDAGVTPRFDTQIHSIDQLNGHDLIVAADGLNSLVRRSFEGDFGTSLSYSSNKFVWYGTSKRFDTLSQTFVKTDRGAFNAHHYRYSPTMSTFLVECDHATWQAYGFAYKDVEQSKGVCEEIFADTLGGHCLVSNKSVWRNFPWVWNEHWSFKNMVLIGDALHSAHFSIGSGTRLAIEDAISLVRALESDAHLATALQRYQAERKPIVQKLVDAARTSAGWYERFAEHMKLDLMDFAYSYITRSGRIDDARLRHMSPAFMARYAAEKNGESAPRDDGSG; this is translated from the coding sequence TTGCAGATCGCCGTGATCGGCGGGGGGCCTGGCGGGCTCTACTTCGCCCATCTCTGGAAGAAGCGCCACCCCGAGGACCAGATCGACCTGTTCGAACAGAACCCGGCCGACGCGACCTGGGGCTTTGGCGTCGTGTTCTCCGACGAGGCACTTGAGTTCCTGCGTTCCGACGACCCCGAGACGGTCGACGCGATCGCCCCGCACATGGAGAGCTGGGAGAACATCACGCTGAACCTGCATGGCGACAGCGTCGCCATCGATGGCGTCGGCTTCTCCGCGATCGGACGGCTCGAACTGCTGAGATTCCTCCAGCAGCGTGCGCTCGATGCCGGCGTCACGCCGCGCTTCGACACGCAGATCCATTCCATCGATCAGCTCAACGGCCATGATCTGATCGTCGCCGCCGACGGGTTGAACTCGCTGGTGCGCCGCTCGTTCGAAGGCGATTTCGGCACCTCGCTGTCCTACTCCTCCAACAAATTCGTCTGGTACGGCACCTCGAAACGCTTCGACACGCTGTCGCAGACTTTCGTGAAGACCGATCGCGGCGCCTTCAACGCCCATCACTACCGCTACTCGCCGACCATGAGCACCTTCCTGGTCGAGTGCGACCATGCCACCTGGCAGGCCTATGGCTTTGCCTACAAGGACGTGGAGCAGTCCAAGGGCGTGTGCGAGGAGATCTTTGCCGACACGCTCGGCGGCCACTGCCTGGTCTCCAACAAATCGGTCTGGCGCAATTTCCCCTGGGTCTGGAACGAGCACTGGTCGTTCAAGAACATGGTGCTGATCGGCGACGCCTTGCACTCGGCGCATTTCTCGATCGGCTCGGGCACGCGACTCGCGATCGAGGACGCGATTTCGCTGGTGAGGGCGCTGGAATCCGACGCGCATCTTGCCACCGCGCTGCAGCGCTACCAGGCCGAGCGCAAGCCGATCGTGCAGAAGCTCGTCGACGCCGCACGCACCTCGGCCGGCTGGTACGAGCGTTTTGCCGAGCACATGAAGCTCGACCTGATGGATTTTGCCTACAGCTACATCACCCGCTCCGGGCGGATCGACGATGCGCGCCTGCGCCATATGTCGCCGGCCTTCATGGCGCGCTACGCGGCGGAAAAGAACGGCGAGAGCGCGCCCCGGGACGACGGCAGTGGGTGA
- the gtdA gene encoding gentisate 1,2-dioxygenase encodes MEAVAKTPEREAFYRKIDGENLTALWTVMSDLITPEPKSACRPHLWKFDVIRDYMTEAGKLITAKEAERRVLILENPGLRGQSKITTSLYAGVQMVVPGDVAPAHRHSQSALRFVLEGKGAHTAVDGERTAMEPGDFIITPSMTWHDHSNETDEPMFWLDGLDIPLVQFFDCSFAEGAKEDQQKITKPAGDSFARYGHNLLPVDVKRSSKTSPIFSYPYTYTREALEKAKAREEWDACHGLKLKFSNPETGDYAMPTIGTFIQLLPKGFKTARYRSTDATVFCAIEGKGRTRIGDATFEWGPRDLFVAPSWNWVTHEADTDAVLFSFSDRPVQQKLDLFREDRGNV; translated from the coding sequence ATGGAAGCCGTAGCGAAGACGCCGGAACGCGAGGCGTTCTACAGGAAGATCGACGGCGAAAACCTCACCGCACTCTGGACGGTCATGAGCGATCTGATCACGCCGGAGCCGAAAAGCGCCTGCCGGCCGCATCTGTGGAAGTTCGATGTCATCCGCGACTACATGACCGAGGCGGGCAAGCTGATCACCGCCAAGGAAGCGGAGCGGCGGGTGCTGATCCTGGAAAATCCTGGACTGCGCGGGCAATCGAAGATCACGACCTCGCTCTATGCCGGCGTGCAGATGGTGGTACCCGGCGACGTCGCGCCCGCGCATCGCCACAGCCAGTCGGCCTTGCGCTTCGTGCTCGAGGGCAAGGGCGCCCACACCGCGGTTGACGGCGAGCGCACGGCGATGGAGCCCGGCGACTTCATCATCACGCCGTCGATGACCTGGCACGATCATTCCAACGAGACGGACGAGCCGATGTTCTGGCTCGACGGTCTCGACATCCCCCTGGTGCAGTTCTTCGACTGCTCGTTCGCGGAAGGCGCCAAGGAGGATCAGCAGAAGATCACCAAACCCGCTGGCGACAGCTTTGCGCGTTACGGCCACAATCTTCTGCCGGTCGACGTGAAGCGATCCTCGAAGACCTCGCCGATCTTCAGCTATCCCTATACCTACACCCGCGAAGCCCTGGAAAAGGCCAAGGCGCGCGAGGAATGGGACGCCTGCCACGGCTTGAAGCTGAAGTTCTCAAACCCCGAGACCGGCGACTACGCGATGCCGACGATCGGCACCTTCATCCAGCTCCTGCCAAAGGGTTTCAAGACCGCGCGCTATCGCTCCACCGACGCGACCGTATTCTGCGCCATCGAAGGCAAGGGCCGCACCCGCATCGGCGATGCGACCTTCGAATGGGGCCCGCGCGACCTGTTCGTGGCGCCGAGCTGGAACTGGGTGACGCACGAGGCCGACACGGATGCCGTGCTGTTCAGCTTCTCCGACCGTCCGGTACAGCAGAAGCTCGACCTCTTCCGCGAGGATCGCGGCAACGTGTGA
- a CDS encoding cysteine rich repeat-containing protein: MFNSSRIVAARNALLAAALFATAAPTFAQAPTDAQKSAIRSACRADYQAHCASVTPGGAEALQCLNKNMSSLSSACQSAVRAIEPVAAPKTEAAPAAPKAESAPATEPAKPAATTEAPKAETPKAAAAKQPSSAQVSAIKSACRSDYPKVCAGVPPGGAPALECLEKNKAKVSPTCAKAVSAATGGGGAPAAAAPAGAAPAAAAPAAAPTVIVLRPLRPREELLIVRSACGGDVRTLCAGVAPGGGRIAQCLATNAASLSPACKEVLAPFAAR; the protein is encoded by the coding sequence ATGTTCAACAGCTCAAGAATTGTCGCAGCGCGCAACGCGTTGCTGGCGGCGGCTCTCTTCGCAACTGCAGCACCGACCTTCGCGCAGGCTCCGACCGACGCGCAGAAGAGTGCGATCCGCTCCGCATGCCGGGCCGACTATCAGGCGCATTGCGCGAGCGTGACACCGGGCGGCGCCGAGGCGCTGCAATGCCTAAACAAGAACATGTCGAGCCTGTCGTCGGCCTGCCAGAGCGCGGTGCGCGCGATCGAACCGGTGGCTGCGCCAAAGACCGAGGCTGCGCCGGCCGCACCGAAGGCTGAGTCCGCGCCGGCCACCGAACCTGCCAAGCCGGCCGCCACGACCGAAGCACCCAAAGCCGAGACGCCCAAGGCTGCCGCGGCCAAGCAGCCGAGCAGCGCACAAGTCTCCGCAATCAAGAGCGCCTGCCGCTCCGACTATCCAAAAGTCTGCGCCGGTGTGCCGCCCGGCGGCGCGCCTGCGCTGGAATGCCTCGAAAAGAACAAGGCGAAAGTCTCGCCCACCTGCGCGAAGGCGGTGAGCGCCGCGACCGGCGGTGGCGGCGCTCCGGCCGCCGCGGCGCCTGCGGGCGCGGCCCCGGCGGCGGCCGCACCTGCTGCAGCGCCAACGGTGATCGTGCTGCGGCCCTTGCGGCCACGCGAAGAACTGCTCATCGTGCGTTCGGCATGCGGCGGCGATGTCCGGACATTGTGCGCCGGCGTGGCACCGGGCGGCGGCCGCATCGCGCAGTGCCTTGCAACCAACGCGGCCTCGCTGTCGCCCGCCTGCAAAGAGGTTCTGGCCCCCTTCGCCGCGCGCTAG
- a CDS encoding dicarboxylate/amino acid:cation symporter, producing the protein MSNRFTQYILAAMVLGIIVGSAIYNFMPDTRAEWAASINLIAMMFLRLIKMIIAPLVFATLVGGIAHMGSGARLGRIFAKTMGWFVSASFVSLMLGLVMVNLLQPGANFPGTLPEKGQSTGLPVSAFSIEKFLTHLIPTSIADAMAQNEILQIVIFAVFFSVAMGAMPERSKPILGLIDDISHIMLKVTSYVMLFAPLAVWAAITATVAKNGLLVLWKLVVFMGGFYLSLMILWAILMVVGFIAIGPRYSHLLRLIREPLMIAFSTASSEAAYPKTLEGLTKFGASSRISSFVLPLGYSFNLDGTMMYCTFASIFIAQTYHIEMSLATQLAMLATLMITSKGVAGVPRASLVVIASTLSQFGIPEAGLLMIMGIDTFLDMGRSATNVIGNSLATAVVAKWEGELGPEHALGPGEAPTPDMVPGEVPAMAGH; encoded by the coding sequence ATGTCGAACAGGTTTACGCAATACATTCTGGCCGCGATGGTGCTGGGCATCATTGTGGGGTCGGCGATCTACAATTTCATGCCCGACACCCGTGCCGAGTGGGCGGCCTCGATCAACCTGATCGCCATGATGTTCCTGCGCCTGATCAAGATGATCATCGCGCCGCTGGTGTTCGCGACCCTGGTCGGCGGCATCGCGCATATGGGCTCGGGCGCAAGGCTCGGGCGGATCTTCGCCAAGACCATGGGCTGGTTCGTCAGCGCCTCCTTCGTGTCGCTGATGCTCGGCCTCGTGATGGTCAACCTGCTCCAGCCCGGCGCGAACTTCCCCGGCACGCTGCCGGAGAAGGGGCAGTCGACCGGCCTGCCGGTCTCGGCCTTCTCGATCGAGAAATTCCTCACCCACCTGATCCCGACCTCGATCGCGGACGCGATGGCGCAGAACGAGATCCTGCAGATCGTCATCTTCGCCGTGTTCTTCTCGGTCGCGATGGGTGCGATGCCTGAGCGGTCGAAGCCGATCCTCGGCCTGATCGACGACATTTCCCACATCATGCTGAAGGTGACGAGCTATGTGATGCTGTTCGCGCCGCTCGCGGTCTGGGCCGCCATCACCGCCACCGTCGCCAAGAACGGCCTCCTCGTGCTGTGGAAGCTCGTCGTGTTCATGGGCGGCTTCTACCTGTCGCTCATGATCCTGTGGGCCATCCTGATGGTCGTCGGCTTCATCGCGATCGGACCGCGCTACAGCCATCTCCTGCGGCTGATCCGCGAGCCGTTGATGATCGCGTTCTCGACCGCGAGCTCGGAGGCCGCCTATCCGAAGACGCTGGAGGGCCTGACCAAGTTCGGCGCCTCTTCGCGCATATCGAGCTTCGTGCTGCCGCTCGGCTACTCCTTCAACCTCGACGGCACGATGATGTACTGCACTTTCGCGAGCATCTTCATCGCGCAGACCTATCACATCGAGATGTCGCTCGCGACGCAGCTCGCGATGCTCGCAACCCTGATGATCACCTCCAAGGGCGTCGCCGGCGTGCCACGTGCCTCACTCGTGGTGATCGCCTCGACGCTTTCCCAGTTCGGCATCCCGGAGGCGGGCCTGTTGATGATCATGGGCATCGACACCTTCCTCGACATGGGGCGCAGTGCCACCAACGTGATCGGCAACTCGCTCGCCACCGCCGTGGTCGCGAAGTGGGAAGGCGAGCTCGGGCCCGAGCATGCGCTCGGACCGGGCGAGGCTCCCACGCCGGACATGGTGCCCGGCGAAGTGCCGGCGATGGCCGGCCACTGA
- a CDS encoding amino acid ABC transporter substrate-binding protein, giving the protein MRLTSAISAGLLLACALATGASGQTGGSEGLSPTLSAIKSSHVVRLGYRESSPPFSFLDQAGRPIGYSLELCEAIVEEIGVEVDDPDLKIEYVKVTSDDRIDAVLQNKIDLECGSTTANAERAKRVAFSPLMFVAGTKLMVPKASTVSAVTDLKGKTVVVTKGTTNEQAMHAVDKKFSLGLNIVTSPDHEQSFQMLADGKADAFATDDILLYGLIVRHKAQDKFRVTGDYLSYDPYGIMFRKNEPQLSAVVDRTFRKLGSNHDLVPLYNKWFVARLPTGERLNVPISLQLEEAFKAMDDSPGANN; this is encoded by the coding sequence ATGCGCCTGACATCGGCGATATCGGCGGGCCTGTTGCTGGCATGCGCGCTGGCAACCGGCGCCTCGGGGCAGACCGGTGGCAGTGAAGGGCTCAGCCCGACGCTGTCAGCGATCAAGAGCAGTCACGTCGTCCGGCTTGGCTATCGCGAGAGCTCGCCGCCATTCTCCTTCCTCGACCAGGCGGGCCGGCCGATCGGCTACAGCCTCGAGCTCTGCGAGGCCATCGTGGAGGAGATCGGCGTTGAGGTCGACGATCCCGATCTCAAGATCGAGTACGTCAAGGTCACCTCGGACGACCGTATCGATGCCGTGCTTCAGAACAAGATCGATCTCGAATGCGGATCGACCACGGCGAACGCCGAGCGCGCCAAACGGGTCGCGTTCTCACCTCTGATGTTCGTTGCCGGCACCAAGCTGATGGTGCCAAAGGCGTCCACCGTGTCTGCCGTCACCGACCTCAAGGGCAAGACGGTCGTGGTGACCAAGGGCACCACCAACGAGCAGGCGATGCACGCGGTCGACAAGAAGTTTTCGCTCGGCCTCAACATCGTCACCTCGCCCGATCACGAGCAGTCGTTCCAGATGCTGGCCGACGGCAAGGCCGACGCGTTCGCCACCGACGACATCCTGCTCTACGGCCTGATCGTGCGCCACAAGGCGCAGGACAAGTTCCGCGTCACCGGCGATTATTTGTCCTACGACCCCTACGGCATCATGTTCCGCAAGAACGAGCCGCAACTGTCGGCCGTGGTCGACCGCACCTTCCGCAAGCTCGGCTCCAACCACGACCTCGTCCCGCTCTACAACAAATGGTTCGTGGCGCGGCTTCCGACCGGCGAACGGCTCAACGTGCCGATCTCGCTGCAGCTCGAGGAAGCCTTCAAGGCAATGGACGATTCGCCGGGCGCGAATAATTAG
- a CDS encoding ABC transporter substrate-binding protein — translation MGWVARFAGVGLLALTTIAAAQAEEALKAKIGVLRLSSSAPVFIAQDKGYFRDAGLDIELKFFDAAQPIAVATTSGDVDFGVTAFTAGLYNLAGKGTLKVIGGMSREKAGYPLIGYFASNNAYAAGLKTPKDLAGKRVAMTQVGSSFHYSLGLLADKYGFKLSDVKIVPLQSLSNAAAALKGETVDAALLPISTARKLMDEGGAKFLGWVGDETPWQLGAVFASPKTLANKALVTKLLGALAKADREYHDVILAAMKDGTVPINDKTRPLLEIIAKYTNLPVEQVVGNCAYIDPDGKLDVKNVDNQIKWLQAQGFADKGFDADAIIDKDYVKAD, via the coding sequence ATGGGTTGGGTTGCGCGGTTCGCGGGTGTGGGCTTGTTGGCGCTGACGACGATTGCAGCCGCGCAGGCCGAGGAGGCGCTGAAGGCCAAAATCGGCGTGCTCCGACTGTCGTCCTCAGCGCCGGTCTTCATTGCACAGGACAAGGGCTATTTCCGCGACGCCGGCCTCGACATCGAGCTGAAGTTCTTCGATGCGGCGCAGCCGATCGCGGTCGCCACCACCTCGGGCGACGTCGATTTCGGCGTCACCGCCTTCACCGCGGGTCTCTACAATCTCGCCGGCAAGGGCACGCTGAAGGTGATCGGCGGCATGAGCCGTGAAAAGGCCGGCTATCCCCTGATCGGCTATTTCGCCAGCAACAACGCTTACGCGGCCGGGCTGAAGACGCCGAAGGATCTCGCGGGAAAACGTGTCGCGATGACGCAGGTCGGATCATCCTTTCACTATTCGCTCGGCCTGCTCGCGGACAAATACGGCTTCAAGCTGTCGGACGTGAAGATCGTGCCGCTGCAATCGCTGTCGAATGCGGCGGCCGCGCTGAAGGGCGAAACCGTCGACGCCGCGCTGCTTCCCATCTCCACCGCGCGAAAGCTGATGGACGAAGGCGGCGCGAAATTCCTGGGCTGGGTCGGCGACGAGACGCCCTGGCAATTGGGCGCCGTGTTCGCTTCGCCCAAGACGCTCGCCAACAAGGCGCTGGTGACGAAGCTGCTTGGCGCGCTCGCCAAGGCCGATCGCGAATATCACGACGTCATCCTCGCCGCGATGAAGGACGGCACCGTGCCCATCAACGACAAGACCAGGCCGCTGCTCGAGATCATCGCAAAGTACACCAACCTGCCGGTCGAGCAGGTGGTCGGCAATTGCGCCTATATCGATCCGGACGGCAAGCTGGACGTGAAGAACGTCGACAACCAGATCAAATGGCTGCAAGCGCAGGGCTTCGCCGACAAGGGCTTCGACGCGGACGCGATCATCGACAAGGACTACGTGAAGGCGGATTGA
- the maiA gene encoding maleylacetoacetate isomerase translates to MKLHGYFRSSAAYRVRIALNLKGLGAEHLPHHLRKGEQCAPAYLAINPQGLVPALVHDAGTILTQSVAIIEWLDETHPNPPLLPKDSLRRAKVRAFALAIACDTHPVQNLKVLARLRELGLAEEKVQEWAAWVNREGLSACETLVKDEPGPFCFGDAPTLADLCLVPQLGNARRFGVDVSAYPRLLKAEAAAKALPAFANAAPEKQPDAE, encoded by the coding sequence ATGAAGCTGCACGGCTATTTCCGCTCCAGCGCGGCCTACCGGGTGCGGATCGCCCTGAACCTGAAGGGGCTGGGGGCCGAGCACCTGCCGCATCACCTGCGCAAGGGCGAGCAATGCGCGCCCGCCTATCTCGCCATCAACCCGCAAGGGCTGGTGCCGGCGCTGGTGCATGATGCTGGCACGATCCTCACCCAGTCGGTCGCCATCATCGAATGGCTGGATGAGACCCACCCCAATCCGCCGCTGCTGCCGAAGGACAGCTTGCGGCGCGCCAAGGTGCGGGCATTTGCCCTGGCCATCGCCTGTGACACCCACCCGGTGCAGAACCTGAAGGTGCTGGCGCGCCTGCGCGAGCTTGGGCTGGCGGAAGAGAAGGTCCAGGAATGGGCCGCCTGGGTCAATCGCGAGGGGCTGTCGGCCTGCGAGACTCTGGTGAAAGACGAGCCGGGGCCGTTCTGCTTTGGCGATGCGCCGACGCTGGCCGACCTCTGCCTGGTGCCGCAACTCGGCAATGCCCGCCGCTTCGGCGTCGACGTCTCGGCCTATCCGCGCCTGCTCAAGGCGGAGGCCGCGGCGAAGGCGCTGCCGGCCTTCGCCAACGCCGCGCCGGAGAAGCAGCCCGATGCCGAGTAA
- a CDS encoding MarR family winged helix-turn-helix transcriptional regulator produces the protein MPSKPVPPITMDAVYAAPGYLFRRMQQIAVSIFMEECKAFDLTPVQYAALVAIHTHPGIDATRLSAVIAFDRSTLGSVIERLQSKAYIERRPAPEDKRIKLLYLTRQGAAILKDIIRAVERAQARMLEPLKPADRKTLLTLLVQLVDLNNEASRVPLRAEDALEHLGKAG, from the coding sequence ATGCCGAGTAAGCCTGTTCCTCCGATCACGATGGACGCGGTTTATGCCGCGCCGGGCTATCTGTTCCGGCGCATGCAGCAGATCGCGGTCTCGATCTTCATGGAGGAGTGCAAGGCGTTCGACCTGACACCGGTGCAATATGCAGCGCTGGTTGCGATCCACACCCATCCCGGCATCGACGCGACCCGGCTGTCGGCGGTGATCGCCTTCGACCGCTCGACGCTGGGCAGCGTCATCGAGCGGCTCCAGTCCAAAGCCTATATCGAGCGTAGGCCGGCGCCCGAGGACAAGCGGATCAAGCTGCTCTATCTGACGAGGCAAGGTGCCGCGATCCTCAAGGACATCATCCGCGCGGTCGAGCGTGCGCAGGCGCGCATGCTGGAGCCGCTCAAGCCCGCCGACCGCAAGACGCTGTTGACGCTGCTCGTGCAGCTCGTCGATCTCAACAACGAAGCCTCCCGCGTCCCCCTGCGCGCCGAGGACGCGCTGGAGCACCTGGGCAAGGCGGGTTGA
- a CDS encoding NADP-dependent oxidoreductase, with the protein MSGTVNRQILLVEKPSGKLGPEHFKMVEGAVPEPKDGEALLRVRYISLDAANRAWMHGATYRSAVEANSVMAGGAIAEVVSSKAPGIAAGDIVFGDTGWQDYAAVPAKHLTKMPKLEPLTHLLSVFGIAGLTAYFGLLEIGKPKEGETVVVSAAAGSVGSIVGQIAKIKGCRVIGIAGGADKCNWLTSELGFDAAVDYKDGAVFKALRAAAPDGIDVYFDNVGGDILEACLPQMNNYGRIACCGAISQYDGAPSAHGPRGVPGLIVVKRLVMQGFIVMDYMNQSQRALADLQAWVKSGQLKVQEDIISGLENTPRALIGLLAGENRGKRMVKL; encoded by the coding sequence ATGAGCGGGACCGTCAATCGCCAGATTCTTCTGGTCGAGAAGCCGAGCGGCAAGCTTGGACCGGAGCATTTCAAGATGGTCGAAGGCGCCGTGCCGGAGCCGAAGGACGGCGAGGCGCTGTTGCGCGTGCGCTACATCTCGCTCGATGCTGCGAACCGCGCCTGGATGCATGGCGCGACCTATCGCTCCGCGGTCGAGGCCAACAGCGTGATGGCCGGCGGCGCCATCGCCGAGGTCGTCAGCTCCAAGGCGCCGGGGATCGCTGCCGGCGACATCGTGTTCGGCGATACCGGCTGGCAGGACTACGCCGCGGTGCCCGCAAAGCATCTGACGAAAATGCCGAAGCTCGAGCCGCTGACGCATCTGCTGAGCGTGTTCGGCATCGCCGGCCTTACCGCCTATTTCGGCCTGCTGGAGATTGGCAAGCCCAAGGAGGGCGAGACGGTCGTGGTCTCGGCGGCCGCGGGCTCGGTCGGATCGATCGTCGGACAGATCGCCAAGATCAAGGGATGTCGCGTGATCGGCATCGCCGGCGGCGCGGACAAATGCAACTGGCTCACCTCGGAACTCGGCTTCGATGCCGCGGTCGACTACAAGGACGGCGCGGTGTTCAAGGCGCTGCGCGCAGCCGCACCTGATGGCATCGACGTCTATTTCGACAATGTCGGCGGCGACATTCTGGAAGCCTGCCTGCCGCAGATGAACAATTACGGCCGCATCGCCTGCTGCGGTGCGATCTCGCAATATGACGGCGCGCCGTCCGCGCATGGTCCGCGCGGCGTGCCCGGGCTGATCGTGGTGAAGCGGCTCGTGATGCAGGGCTTCATCGTGATGGACTACATGAACCAGAGCCAGCGTGCGCTCGCAGACCTGCAAGCCTGGGTCAAGTCGGGGCAGTTGAAGGTGCAGGAGGACATCATCAGCGGCCTCGAGAACACGCCGCGGGCGCTGATCGGATTGCTTGCGGGCGAGAACCGCGGCAAGCGGATGGTCAAACTCTGA
- a CDS encoding ABC transporter ATP-binding protein — protein sequence MDLIANHITHRFGELAVLDDVSFAVSAGEVVAIVGPSGCGKSTLLSILGGLLQPTSGAAELRGAPPADSLNPLTFVFQDFALLPWATVEENVEFVLLHTQLSSVQRRAQVDDALRRTGLTDFRATYPKQLSGGMRQRVGISRALAVRPAILLMDEPLSALDSQTRELLMEDFVGLLADGGMGAVYVTHNLEEAARLADRIVVLSRRPGRIREVVTVPMTRAQRGVPAAREKLLALQDQIWSLIRNEAIDAEREVQHA from the coding sequence GTGGACCTGATCGCCAACCACATCACCCATCGCTTCGGCGAGCTTGCCGTGCTCGACGACGTCTCCTTCGCCGTCAGTGCGGGCGAGGTGGTGGCGATTGTCGGGCCGTCGGGCTGCGGCAAGAGCACGCTGCTGTCGATTCTCGGCGGCCTGCTACAGCCGACCTCGGGCGCGGCCGAGCTGCGCGGCGCGCCGCCGGCGGACAGCCTCAATCCGCTGACTTTCGTGTTCCAGGATTTTGCGCTGCTGCCCTGGGCCACGGTGGAGGAGAACGTCGAATTCGTGCTGCTGCACACGCAGCTCTCGTCCGTGCAGCGCCGCGCGCAGGTCGACGATGCCCTGCGCCGCACGGGACTTACCGATTTTCGCGCGACCTATCCAAAACAGCTCTCCGGCGGCATGCGCCAGCGCGTCGGCATTTCGCGCGCGCTCGCGGTGAGGCCCGCAATCCTCTTGATGGACGAGCCGCTGTCGGCGCTGGATTCGCAGACCCGCGAGCTCCTGATGGAAGACTTCGTCGGCCTGCTCGCCGATGGTGGCATGGGCGCGGTCTATGTCACCCACAATCTCGAGGAGGCCGCTCGCCTTGCCGACCGCATCGTCGTGCTGTCGCGACGACCCGGCCGCATTCGCGAGGTCGTGACGGTGCCGATGACGCGCGCCCAACGGGGCGTGCCTGCTGCGCGTGAAAAGCTGCTCGCGCTCCAGGACCAGATCTGGTCGCTGATCCGCAACGAGGCGATCGATGCCGAGCGCGAGGTCCAGCATGCTTGA